The Arachis duranensis cultivar V14167 chromosome 2, aradu.V14167.gnm2.J7QH, whole genome shotgun sequence genome has a window encoding:
- the LOC107473470 gene encoding uncharacterized protein LOC107473470, producing the protein MLGLSYGEILLLIGVTAAVIGPKDLPIIARTAGRLAGRAVGYVQLARGQFDSVMQQTQARQVHKELQDTMAQLDAIRHEIRSISLINPGPMTRGLVDNPDQTSIPNGTKKTEDVGEDKFIPPATTNSTPTVIKDSPLLASSNSCNMQSQATTYARLAESAIIRNSLAASSTEPQKIKPELQHTVLPISAESAGLLPNRSADVKGSDIVLEAIVEAEVAHNAKEFFSQPQNQT; encoded by the exons ATGCTGGGACTCTCATATGGAGAAATACTTCTGTTGATTGGAGTCACTGCTGCTGTAATTG GCCCAAAAGATTTGCCAATCATAGCCAGAACAGCTGGGAGGCTAGCTGGTCGCGCTGTTGGATATGTACAATTGGCTCGCGGCCAATTTGACAGCGTTATGCAGCAAACCCAAGCTCGCCAG GTTCACAAGGAACTGCAGGACACAATGGCACAGCTCGATGCTATTCGTCATGAAATTAGAAGTATATCACTCATAAATCCCGGCCCTATGACCCGCGGGCTTGTGGATAATCCTGACCAGACATCTATTCCAAATG GCACCAAAAAAACCGAAGACGTTGGAGAGGATAAGTTCATACCCCCTGCTACCACTAACTCAACACCCACTGTTATCAAG GATTCACCTTTGTTGGCCTCATCAAATTCATGCAACATGCAAAGTCAAGCAACGACATATGCCCGATTGGCAGAGTCTGCTATCATCAGGAACAGTTTAGCTGCAAGTAGTACTGAACCCCAGAAGATTAAACCTGAACTGCAGCATACTGTCTTGCCAATTTCCGCTGAAAGCGCTGGACTCTTACCAAATCGTAGCG CTGATGTGAAAGGATCCGACATAGTTCTAGAAGCAATCGTGGAGGCAGAAGTAGCTCACAATGCCAAGGAATTCTTTTCACAACCCCAAAATCAAACATGA
- the LOC107473468 gene encoding transcription factor UNE12 yields MANRHPSEAPAADDFLEQILGLPNFASADSTLAGGTGASSLAAAAAAAAAASPAAPMMLQLSSDDASAAYLVGATAGGGFHPPPVYELGLSLEQGNGGGFLKPEDASGSGKRFRDDVVDGRAKNVFHGQPMPTTVPAAPHPPGMRPRVRARRGQATDPHSIAERLRRERIAERIRALQELVPSVNKTDRAAMLDEIVDYVKFLRLQVKVLSMSRLGGAGAVAPLVTDIPLSSVEEEGGEGRNQPAWEKWSNDGTERQVAKLMEENVGTAMQFLQSKALCIMPISLASAIYQSQPPDTSSIVKPETNPPS; encoded by the exons ATGGCCAATCGCCATCCTTCCGAGGCTCCCGCCGCCGACGACTTCCTCGAGCAAATCCTCGGCCTCCCGAACTTCGCCTCCGCCGACTCTACCCTCGCCGGAGGAACCGGCGCCTCCTCTCTCGCCGCCGCCGCCGCAGCTGCAGCTGCTGCTTCTCCAGCGGCGCCGATGATGCTTCAGCTAAGCTCTGACGACGCCTCCGCCGCGTACCTCGTCGGAGCCACCGCAGGTGGTGGTTTCCACCCGCCTCCGGTGTACGAGCTTGGGCTGAGCCTGGAGCAAGGGAATGGAGGAGGGTTCTTGAAGCCTGAGGATGCTTCTGGAAGTGGAAAACGGTTTCGTGACGACGTTGTTGATGGAAGAGCTAAGAAT GTTTTCCATGGGCAGCCCATGCCTACAACTGTTCCCGCTGCTCCACATCCACCAGGAATGCGCCCTCGGGTGCGGGCTCGTAGAGGTCAGGCTACAGATCCACACAGCATAGCTGAAAGG CTGCGCAGAGAAAGAATAGCTGAAAGGATCAGGGCCTTGCAAGAACTGGTTCCCAGTGTTAACAAG ACAGATAGAGCTGCTATGCTGGATGAAATTGTGGATTACGTCAAGTTCTTAAGGCTTCAAGTGAAG GTCTTGAGCATGAGTAGGCTGGGCGGTGCCGGTGCAGTGGCTCCATTAGTAACCGACATCCCATTATCATCAGTCGAG GAAGAAGGCGGCGAGGGAAGAAACCAACCAGCTTGGGAGAAGTGGTCAAATGATGGCACAGAAAGGCAAGTAGCTAAGCTAATGGAAGAAAATGTCGGCACTGCCATGCAGTTCCTTCAATCAAAAGCACTCTGCATCATGCCAATCTCACTAGCTTCAGCAATATACCAGTCACAACCACCAGACACCTCTAGCATAGTAAAGCCAGAAACTAACCCTCCTTCATAG
- the LOC107473469 gene encoding protein OSB1, mitochondrial, protein MMALLQQPSSSSTSCTSFSNLLIVPNSKPKTQRLTQFQCKKMSKPISLKCSYSPYSMEQQTQQSQSQSHVACPKPSEIQWKKELCNSVSLIGVVAAPVEIKNFPSGKVLAWTRLAVKKNATQTSWINLTFWDELAHAAFHHVQKGHQIYVSGRLVTDTVESDEGKQQTYYKVVAQQLNFIEGNFSPGSSHDQDSDYTTSGKKASYPATNTGSVVELWQAFFASPGEWWDNRKNKRNPKGPDFKHKDTGEALWVDGRYNPPWVKSQLEILDSRMGSLSGHNSRMPVDMVTADEMFSF, encoded by the exons ATGATGGCGTTGTTGCAACAACCATCTTCATCATCAACGTCATGCACCAGCTTCAGTAACCTTCTCATAGTTCCCAATTCAAAACCTAAAACGCAGCGTTTAACTCAGTTCCAATGCAAGAAGATGAGCAAACCAATTTCGCTCAAGTGTTCCTATTCCCCTTACTCAATGGAGCAGCAAACTCAGCAATCGCAGTCACAGTCACACGTGGCGTGCCCTAAGCCATCGGAGATTCAGTGGAAGAAGGAGCTATGCAACTCCGTCAGCCTCATCGGCGTCGTCGCCGCACCGGTGGAGATCAAGAACTTCCCCTCCGGCAAGGTTCTCGCATGGACCCGCCTCGCCGTTAAGAAGAACGCCACCCAGACTTCATG GATTAATTTGACGTTCTGGGATGAGCTGGCCCATGCTGCTTTTCATCATGTACAGAAAGGCCATCAAATTTACGTCTCTGGTCGTTTGGTGACGGATACAGTTGAAAGTGATGAAGGGAAGCAACAAACCTACTACAAG GTGGTTGCTCAGCAACTGAATTTCATTGAAGGGAATTTCTCGCCAGGATCCTCACATGATCAAGACTCCGATTACACGACGTCTG GTAAAAAAGCAAGTTATCCGGCAACGAATACTGGTTCTGTAGTTGAGTTATGGCAAGCATTCTTTGCTAGCCCAGGGGAGTGGTGGGACAATAGGAAAAACAAG AGGAACCCAAAAGGCCCTGATTTTAAGCACAAAGATACAGGCGAAGCTCTGTGGGTCGATGGCAGATACAATCCACCATGGGTCAAGTCCCAACTCGAAATATTGGATTCGAGAATGGGATCCCTATCGGGTCACAACTCTAGGATGCCTGTAGATATGGTGACTGCAGATGAGATGTTTTCTTTCTGA